The Deltaproteobacteria bacterium genome window below encodes:
- a CDS encoding trypsin-like serine protease → MRTTRARHLVITIAAMTVSAQLGAPATASAGAQLTAPPEVQPIYGGGPSAECSWPTTVSLGGCTGTLVHPEVVIYAAHCGQIDEVFFGNSIYEQGRSVSPAFCEVYPGGGPGAGNDWAFCKLSEAVTDIAVTPPLMGCETELLVSGQEVWLVGFGNTDDGNFGVKYEAKASFGYIQNDEAFVGGNGVDTCQGDSGGPVFVQLDDGSWRAFGITSYGDGCGGGGWYSMMHTGMAWFESESGVDLTPCHDADGTWNPGPACTEFPLTPGQGSGTWPSCDAGPRSGWSASCGTPFAGDDDDAPTVTIVAPDDGAMLLSDSGSGRARVLVDLAADDGDGTGVQQVVLTIDGTALQPDASAPYQYAVDLEPGVYTLGATATDLAGNLGEAVAVEIGVDERPPSAEDGGDGDGSVGGGEGDGVGDTTDDAPAGGVLPPGFGLDADAQGCGCRSTGAGGDGWVAGLLVWACARRRRRAAPVC, encoded by the coding sequence ATGAGGACCACACGCGCGCGACACCTCGTGATCACGATCGCTGCGATGACCGTGTCGGCACAGCTCGGCGCACCCGCCACCGCCAGCGCGGGGGCGCAGCTGACCGCGCCACCCGAGGTGCAGCCCATCTATGGCGGCGGACCGTCGGCGGAGTGTTCGTGGCCGACCACGGTGTCGTTGGGCGGCTGTACGGGCACGCTGGTGCACCCCGAGGTCGTGATCTACGCCGCGCACTGCGGGCAGATCGACGAGGTGTTCTTCGGCAACTCGATCTACGAGCAGGGACGCTCGGTGTCGCCGGCGTTCTGCGAGGTCTATCCCGGCGGCGGTCCAGGTGCGGGCAACGACTGGGCCTTCTGCAAGCTCTCCGAGGCCGTCACCGACATCGCCGTGACGCCGCCGTTGATGGGCTGCGAGACCGAGCTGTTGGTCAGCGGGCAGGAGGTGTGGTTGGTCGGCTTCGGCAACACCGACGACGGCAACTTCGGCGTGAAGTACGAGGCCAAGGCCAGCTTCGGCTACATCCAGAACGACGAGGCCTTCGTCGGGGGCAACGGAGTCGACACTTGCCAGGGCGACTCGGGTGGTCCGGTGTTCGTGCAGCTCGACGACGGCTCGTGGCGAGCGTTCGGCATCACCTCGTACGGTGACGGCTGTGGTGGCGGCGGCTGGTACTCGATGATGCACACCGGCATGGCGTGGTTCGAGTCGGAGAGCGGTGTCGATCTCACGCCGTGCCACGACGCCGACGGTACGTGGAACCCGGGACCTGCGTGCACGGAGTTCCCACTCACGCCGGGGCAGGGCAGCGGCACGTGGCCCTCGTGCGACGCCGGCCCGCGCTCGGGGTGGTCGGCGAGCTGCGGCACGCCGTTCGCGGGTGACGACGACGACGCGCCGACGGTGACCATCGTCGCGCCCGACGACGGAGCGATGCTGCTCAGTGATTCCGGCAGCGGTCGCGCGCGGGTACTGGTCGATCTCGCGGCGGACGACGGCGACGGCACCGGGGTGCAGCAGGTCGTGCTCACCATCGACGGCACTGCCCTGCAGCCCGACGCCAGCGCGCCCTACCAATACGCCGTCGACCTCGAGCCCGGCGTGTACACGCTCGGGGCCACGGCCACCGATCTCGCCGGCAACCTCGGCGAGGCGGTCGCGGTCGAGATCGGCGTCGACGAGCGGCCGCCCTCGGCCGAGGACGGCGGCGACGGCGATGGCAGCGTCGGTGGCGGCGAGGGTGACGGCGTCGGCGACACCACCGACGACGCGCCGGCGGGCGGCGTGCTACCGCCGGGCTTCGGACTCGACGCCGACGCGCAGGGGTGCGGCTGTCGCTCCACCGGTGCCGGCGGCGATGGGTGGGTCGCGGGGCTGCTGGTGTGGGCGTGCGCGCGACGACGGCGTCGCGCGGCGCCGGTGTGCTAG
- the upp gene encoding uracil phosphoribosyltransferase: protein MSANVHVIEHPLILHKLTLMRCKDTSTTKFRALLEEIAMLMGYEVTRDLPTELVEIETPLAVTRAPMVAGKKVVLVSVLRAGTGMLDGILKVLPAARVGHIGLYRDPKTLQPIEYYFKVPASMDTRQVILVDPMLATGNSIVAAVTRIKQTGARHIKFVCLLAAPEGIRTLSAAHPDVEIYTPAIDERLDDHGYIVPGLGDAGDRLFGTK, encoded by the coding sequence ATGTCCGCCAACGTCCACGTCATCGAACACCCGCTGATCCTCCACAAGCTGACGCTGATGCGGTGCAAGGACACCAGCACCACGAAGTTCCGCGCGCTGCTCGAAGAGATCGCGATGCTCATGGGGTACGAGGTGACCCGTGATCTGCCGACCGAGCTGGTCGAGATCGAGACCCCGCTCGCGGTCACCCGCGCGCCCATGGTCGCCGGCAAGAAGGTCGTCCTGGTGTCGGTGCTGCGCGCCGGCACCGGCATGCTCGACGGCATCCTCAAGGTGCTGCCGGCCGCGCGGGTCGGACACATCGGGCTCTACCGCGACCCCAAGACGCTGCAGCCGATCGAGTACTACTTCAAGGTGCCGGCCAGCATGGACACTCGCCAGGTGATCCTCGTCGATCCGATGCTTGCGACCGGCAACTCCATCGTCGCTGCGGTCACGCGCATCAAGCAGACCGGCGCGCGCCACATCAAGTTCGTGTGCCTGTTGGCCGCGCCCGAGGGCATCCGCACGCTCAGCGCAGCCCACCCCGACGTCGAGATCTATACGCCGGCGATCGACGAACGCCTCGACGACCACGGCTACATCGTGCCGGGGCTCGGCGATGCCGGCGATCGGTTGTTCGGCACCAAGTGA
- a CDS encoding methyltransferase regulatory domain-containing protein: MSNRYDEVPYTSHPYARTHPDRLATLARLFGLEPPSPTTARVLELGCASGGNLLPMAELLPQARFVGVDLSPRQIERARELAAAAQLGNLELHAASILDVDERWGQFDYVICHGVYSWVPREVQDKILAICRERLTSDGVAFISYNTYPGWRMREMVRDMMRWHVRGIASPAAAIDQARALVDFLARSVAGHDHQPHALQLRKELALLEHASDDYLFHEHLEECNQPLYFHEFVDRLAQHGLRYLCESDLHTMLSRELSDDVRRTLDRIAPDLVHMEQYLDFVRNRQFRASLVCHGERTPHRALSPARMHGLRFGLPPTAAGEAIDLWPGVVHSFVDAEERRISSGRSITKAALACLQRSWPRELDFATLHARAATLLRESGIAISEGAESELAADLLECVISGSGLDVRCEPCGAPTALPQRPWAPAVARAQARSSGAATSLRHQRVALDGFGIELLAACDGTRDHAGLLAKAMQLLARGAISVVLPEGVDVSPQRQAAALADAIERTLAQLHRSSLLADGGPP, from the coding sequence ATGAGCAACCGCTACGACGAGGTCCCCTACACCAGCCATCCCTATGCCCGCACGCACCCCGATCGGCTCGCGACGCTGGCGCGGCTGTTCGGCCTGGAGCCGCCGTCGCCGACCACCGCGCGGGTGCTCGAGCTGGGCTGCGCCAGCGGCGGCAACCTGCTGCCGATGGCCGAGCTGCTGCCGCAGGCTCGCTTCGTCGGCGTCGATCTCTCGCCGCGCCAGATCGAGCGCGCGCGCGAGCTCGCCGCGGCCGCGCAGCTGGGCAACCTCGAGCTGCACGCCGCGAGCATCCTCGACGTCGACGAGCGCTGGGGCCAGTTCGACTACGTGATCTGTCACGGCGTCTACTCGTGGGTGCCGCGCGAGGTGCAGGACAAGATCCTCGCCATCTGTCGCGAGCGGCTGACCTCCGATGGCGTCGCCTTCATCAGCTACAACACCTATCCCGGCTGGCGCATGCGCGAGATGGTGCGCGACATGATGCGCTGGCACGTGCGCGGCATCGCTTCCCCCGCGGCCGCCATCGACCAGGCGCGCGCGCTGGTCGACTTCCTGGCGCGCAGCGTGGCCGGCCACGATCACCAGCCCCACGCGCTGCAGCTGCGCAAGGAGCTGGCGCTGCTCGAGCACGCCAGCGACGACTACCTCTTCCACGAGCACCTCGAGGAGTGCAATCAGCCGCTGTACTTCCACGAGTTCGTCGACCGACTCGCGCAGCACGGCCTACGCTACCTCTGCGAGAGCGACCTGCACACGATGCTCTCGCGCGAGCTCTCCGACGACGTGCGGCGCACGCTCGATCGCATCGCGCCGGATCTCGTGCACATGGAGCAGTACCTCGACTTCGTGCGCAATCGGCAGTTCCGCGCGTCGCTGGTGTGCCACGGCGAGCGCACGCCCCACCGCGCGCTGTCGCCGGCACGCATGCACGGGCTTCGTTTCGGCCTGCCGCCGACCGCGGCGGGCGAGGCGATCGACCTGTGGCCCGGCGTCGTTCACAGCTTCGTCGACGCCGAGGAGCGTCGCATCAGCAGCGGGCGATCGATCACCAAGGCCGCGCTGGCGTGCCTGCAGCGCAGCTGGCCGCGCGAGCTCGACTTCGCGACGCTGCATGCACGCGCCGCCACGCTGCTGCGGGAATCTGGCATCGCCATCTCCGAGGGCGCCGAGTCGGAGCTCGCCGCCGACCTGCTCGAGTGCGTGATCTCGGGCTCGGGTCTCGACGTCCGCTGCGAGCCGTGCGGGGCCCCCACCGCGCTACCGCAGCGGCCGTGGGCCCCGGCGGTCGCGCGCGCGCAAGCGCGGAGCTCGGGCGCCGCGACCAGTCTTCGCCATCAGCGTGTCGCGCTCGACGGCTTCGGGATCGAGCTGCTGGCCGCCTGCGACGGCACCCGTGATCACGCCGGGCTGCTCGCCAAGGCGATGCAGCTGCTGGCCCGCGGCGCCATCTCGGTGGTGCTGCCCGAGGGCGTCGACGTGTCACCGCAGCGGCAGGCCGCCGCGCTCGCGGATGCGATCGAGCGCACGCTCGCGCAGCTGCACCGCTCGTCGCTGCTGGCCGACGGCGGACCACCCTGA
- a CDS encoding RNA polymerase sigma factor, with amino-acid sequence MLARAERGDVHAWSEIYQKHYMGVYRQLRYLANDAGLAEELAQETFAQAMASHARFDAAHGRAGLAGWLHGIALNVVRKHWRKQRNGVRAHERLEVAMRLLPGGGGDPDSHHLRRERSRALGAVLDELPPRWREAFVLRELQGLSTAEAAATLGITAENLAVRVNRARNRIREELGRRGWFGGALGGAAT; translated from the coding sequence GTGCTCGCACGCGCCGAACGCGGTGACGTGCACGCGTGGTCGGAGATCTATCAGAAGCACTACATGGGCGTGTACCGACAGCTGCGCTATCTCGCCAACGATGCGGGACTCGCCGAGGAACTCGCGCAGGAGACCTTCGCGCAGGCGATGGCCTCGCACGCGCGCTTCGACGCCGCCCACGGGCGTGCGGGGCTGGCCGGCTGGCTGCATGGCATCGCGCTCAACGTCGTGCGCAAGCACTGGCGGAAGCAACGCAACGGCGTGCGGGCCCACGAGCGCCTCGAGGTCGCGATGCGCCTGTTGCCCGGTGGCGGTGGCGATCCCGACAGCCATCACCTGCGACGCGAGCGATCGCGGGCGCTCGGTGCAGTGCTCGACGAGCTGCCGCCGCGCTGGCGCGAGGCCTTCGTGCTGCGCGAGCTGCAGGGCCTGTCGACCGCCGAGGCGGCGGCGACCCTCGGCATCACCGCCGAGAACCTCGCCGTGCGGGTGAATCGAGCGCGCAATCGCATCCGCGAAGAGCTCGGCCGTCGCGGTTGGTTCGGCGGCGCGCTCGGAGGGGCCGCGACGTGA